Proteins encoded together in one Telopea speciosissima isolate NSW1024214 ecotype Mountain lineage chromosome 6, Tspe_v1, whole genome shotgun sequence window:
- the LOC122664030 gene encoding protein CURVATURE THYLAKOID 1A, chloroplastic-like, with protein MATTAYAGVSTMAVAVLGPRLPTTSKCPRCSALPSLPPRPIAPASSISFKHFSEAQRFSLHQIRASSTEESTIEVGEVFEDLKGKWDALENKSTVLLYGGGAIVAVWLSSIVVGAINSVPLLPKIMELVGLGYTGWFVYRYLLFKSSRKELASDIEAFKKKIAGTE; from the exons ATGGCAACGACGGCGTACGCAGGCGTATCTACTATGGCGGTAGCGGTGTTGGGTCCGCGTCTTCCCACGACCAGCAAATGTCCACGCTGCTCCGCTCTGCCTTCTCTACCACCTCGCCCTATCGCTCCCGCGTCCTCCATCTCTTTCAAACACTTCTCAG AGGCACAGAGGTTTTCTTTGCATCAGATCAGAGCCTCTTCCACAGAAGAGAGCACCATTGAGGTTGGAGAAGTGTTCGAAGACTTGAAAGGAAAG tgGGATGCACTCGAAAATAAGTCCACTGTACTTCTCTATGGAGGTGGAGCGATAGTTGCAGTTTGGTTATCTTCAATTGTGGTTGGCGCCATCAACTCAGTTCCTTTG CTTCCAAAGATCATGGAGTTAGTAGGGCTTGGATACACTGGATGGTTTGTTTACCGGTACCTTCTTTTCAAG TCTAGCAGAAAAGAACTAGCTTCAGACATTGAAGCATTCAAGAAGAAGATCGCTGGAACCGAGTAG
- the LOC122664025 gene encoding BTB/POZ domain-containing protein POB1-like codes for MKDSSTDLFDPRTIMDSDFTSDGHASSDGDFGFAFNDSNFSDRVLRIEIMAGLPENKSDGEGCNSIADWARNRKRRREDIKKENAVDFAVFREEQILNVGLPDTEDGVAYENQDEEVVAMMEESPPGDEDANSNDLSWSMDCTTVLRVRTIHISSPILAAKSPFFYKLFSNGMRESEQRHVTLRINASEEAALMELLNFMYSNTLSTTTAPALLDVLMAADKFEVASCMRYCSRLLRNLPMTPESALLYLELPSSVLMAEAVQPLTDAAKQYLAARYKDITKFQEEVLNLPLAGIEAVLSSDDLQVASEDAVYDFVLKWARAQYPKLEERRELLGTRLGRLIRFPYMTCRKLKKVLTCNDFDHDLASKVVLEALFFKAEAPHRQRSLAAEETAASSRHFVERAYKYRPVKVVEFELPRQQCVVYLDLKREECANLFPSGRVYSQAFHLGGQGFFLSAHCNMDQASSFHCFGLFLGMQEKGSVSFAVDYEFAARAKPTEEYQSKYKGNYTFTGGKAVGYRNLFAIPWTSFMAEDSLFFIKGILHLRAELTIKH; via the exons ATGAAAGATTCGAGCACGGATCTATTCGATCCCCGAACCATAATGGATTCCGATTTCACTTCTGATGGCCATGCTAGCTCCGATGGCGATTTTGGTTTTGCGTTTAATGACAGTAATTTCTCTGATCGAGTTCTTCGAATCGAGATCATGGCGGGACTTCCAGAGAACAAATCTGACGGAGAAGGTTGTAATTCTATCGCTGATTGGGCTCGTAATCGGAAGCGAAGAAGGGAGGATATCAAAAAGGAAAATG CTGTGGATTTTGCCGTGTTCCGGGAGGAGCAGATTTTGAATGTTGGCCTTCCTGATACGGAGGATGGTGTGGCCTACGAAAATCAAGATGAGGAAGTTGTGGCAATGATGGAAGAATCACCTCCAG GAGATGAGGATGCAAACAGCAATGATTTGTCTTGGAGCATGGACTGTACAACGGTTCTGAGAGTCCGGACCATACATATTAGTTCTCCTATTTTAGCTGCAAAAAGTCCTTTTTTCTATAAG ctATTCTCAAATGGGATGAGAGAATCAGAACAAAGACATGTGACGCTGCGGATCAATGCCTCTG AGGAAGCCGCTCTCATGGAGCTCCTTAATTTTATGTATAGCAATACCCTATCAACAACAACTGCTCCTGCTTTGCTGGACGTGCTGATGGCTGCTGACAAATTCGAGGTGGCTTCATGCATGAGATACTGTAGTCGTCTATTACGGAACCTCCCCATGACACCTGAGTCAGCATTACTCTATCTGGAGCTCCCATCCAGTGTTTTAATGGCTGAAGCGGTTCAGCCTTTGACCGATGCAGCAAAGCAATACCTTGCTGCACGATACAAGGACATAACCAA GTTTCAAGAGGAAGTGTTGAACTTGCCGCTAGCAGGAATTGAAGCCGTTTTGTCCAGTGACGATCTCCAGGTGGCATCAGAGGATGCAGTCTATGATTTTGTGCTGAAATGGGCTCGAGCCCAGTACCCCAAGCTGGAGGAGCGACGGGAGCTCTTGGGCACACGCCTGGGCCGCCTCATTCGTTTCCCTTACATGACCTGCCGAAAGCTGAAGAAGGTCCTCACCTGCAATGACTTCGATCATGACCTAGCATCGAAAGTTGTTCTTGAAGCCCTCTTTTTCAAGGCTGAGGCCCCTCACCGACAACGTTCCTTGGCTGCTGAGGAGACAGCTGCCAGCAGCCGTCATTTTGTGGAGAGAGCCTATAAGTACCGTCCAGTTAAGGTAGTGGAATTTGAGCTGCCAAGGCAGCAGTGCGTGGTGTACTTGGATTTGAAAAGGGAAGAGTGTGCAAACCTGTTTCCATCAGGGAGGGTTTATTCACAGGCGTTTCACCTGGGTGGGCAGGGATTCTTCCTGTCAGCTCACTGTAATATGGACCAGGCAAGCTCGTTCCACTGCTTTGGGCTATTTTTGGGGATGCAGGAGAAGGGATCTGTGAGCTTTGCAGTTGACTATGAATTTGCGGCAAGGGCAAAGCCTACGGAGGAGTATCAAAGCAAATACAAAGGTAACTATACTTTCACAGGAGGGAAGGCAGTTGGATACCGGAACCTATTTGCTATACCATGGACATCCTTCATGGCTGAAGACAGCCTGTTCTTCATCAAAGGCATTCTCCACCTCCGAGCGGAGCTCACCATCAAGCACTAA
- the LOC122663829 gene encoding dephospho-CoA kinase-like, with translation MRIVGLTGGIASGKSTVSNQFKAKGIPIVDADLVARDVLKKGTGGWKRVVAAFGEDILQENGEVDRAHLGQIVFSDPDKRQLLNRLLAPFISYGIFWEVFKLWIKGSKVIVLDIPLLFEAKRDRWSKPIIVVWVDPATQLQRLMARDRISEQQARNRINAQMSLDLKKAKADIVIDNSGSLEELKEQFSQVFARVAGPLTWSEFVLTRHGTFFTLVSVVLAVVACGNLFNNDGTKQ, from the exons ATGAGGATTGTGGGTTTAACTGGGGGGATTGCTTCAGGGAAGAGTACTGTCTCTAATCAGTTCAAAGCGAAAGGAATTCCTATTGTAGATGCAGACCTTGTAGCTCGT GATGTGCTGAAGAAAGGTACTGGTGGTTGGAAAAGGGTTGTGGCAGCATTTGGGGAAGACATTTTACAAGAGAATGGAGAAGTTGACAGGGCACATTTAGGGCAAATTGTATTCTCTGATCCTGACAAGCGTCAACTTCTTAATCG GTTGTTGGCTCCATTCATTTCCTATGGCATCTTCTGGGAGGTCTTTAAGTTATGGATCAAGGGGTCTAAGGTCATAGTTCTTGACATTCCTCTGCTGTTTGAGGCTAAGAGGGATCGGTGGTCAAAGCCCATTATTGTGGTATGGGTTGATCCTGCGACACAGCTCCAACGACTCATGGCTAGAGACAGAATATCTGAGCAGCAAGCTAGAAACAGGATCAACGCCCAAATGTCTCTGGATTTGAAAAAGGCGAAAGCGGACATCGTGATAGATAATTCAGGGTCGCTTGAGGAACTGAAGGAACAATTTTCGCAGGTTTTTGCCCGGGTCGCTGGGCCCTTAACATGGAGTGAATTTGTGCTTACCAGACATGGTACATTTTTTACTCTTGTTTCTGTAGTTTTGGCTGTTGTTGCTTGCGGGAACCTATTTAACAATGATGGGACAAAGCAATAG